In Rhodoferax sediminis, the sequence CCACTGCGTGTGCTGCGCTGCCCCCCGAGGGGGCTCACTTGCTCGGGGCGGCCCGTCGCTGCGTTAGGATGCGCCCATGCAACCCGCGTTGAATGCAACCGTTTTTTTGGTGGACGACGATGCCAGCGTGCGCGAAGCGCTGGCCTGGCTGCTGCGTTCGCGCCATGTGCCCAGCGACTCCTACGACAGTGCCGAGGCATTCATGCGAATGCTGCAAACCGGTTTCGTGCCGACCCAGCCCTGCTGTCTGCTGCTCGACGTGCGCATGCCGGGTATGAGCGGCCTGGCGCTGTTCGACCAGCTTGCCCTGCGCGGCCTGGTGCAGGCCATGCCGGTGATTTTTTTGACCGGGCACGCGGACGTGCCCACCGCCGTAGCCGCCGTCAAACGCGGCGCCTTCGACTTTTGCGAAAAACCGTTTTCCGACAATGCGCTCGTGGACCGGGTCGAGCAGGCGCTGCAGCAGTCGGCGCAGATCCTGCAGGCGCGCAGCGCGCAAACCAGCGCGCAGTCGCGCCTGGCCGGCCTGACCGAGCGCGAGCACGACGTGATGCGCCTGGTGGTGGAAGGCCTGCCCAACAAGCTGATTGCCGACCAGCTCAACATCAGCGTGCGCACGGTGGAGGTGCACCGCTCGCGGGTGTTCGACAAGATGGAAGTCAAGTCGGCTGTGGAGTTGGCCAATGCGCTGCGAAATGTATAGCGCATCGTGCATGCCGCACAAGGGCTTAGGGCTTGTTTCGCTCTGAAGTCGTGATGTCTGGCGCATCCTTCGAAGCCGGCTCCGGGAGCGTCAACTCGCCCTGTTTGCGGCCCGAGAACATGGTCCACCAGACAATCAGCAGCAGCGCCGCCAGGGCGGCCAGCGCTTCAACCAAAAGCAAAATCATGAATCGACTCCTGTGGCGGCTCTCGCGGTGTGTGGCCAGTGCGGCGATTGTAGGCACGCTGTGGGGCTGCGCCAGCGCGCCGCCCTACAACCCTGCGCGAGAGGCCGGTATCGCCGCCCTGGCGCCCGGCGCCCTGCCCGGCGACAACGGCCCGCTGCCGCCCGCCCTGCAGAGCGGCAAGAGCCGCTGGGTGCCGGTGCGCTGGGCCGACCTGCCGGGCTTTGCCGACGACCCGCTGTTCGAAGCCTGGAACGCCTGGATCAAGAGCTGCGAGCGCCCCGGCCCCACCTTTGCGCCGCTGTGCGCCGAAGTGCGGCGCCTGAGCATCGGCACGGGCGAGGAGCAGCGCGCCTGGATGATGCAGCACCTGCAGCCGTACCGCGTGGAGCCGCTTGCGGCAGGCAGCCCCGGCGCGTCCGAGGGCCTGCTGACCGGCTACTACGAGCCGCTCATGGACGCCTCGCGCCTGCCCGGCCCCGGCTACACGGTGCCGCTGTACCGCCCGCCGGCCGGTTTGAACCAGCGCCGGCCCTGGTACACGCGCCAGCAAATCGACACGCTGCCTGAAGCCCGGGCGGCACTGCGCGGGAACGAGATTGCGTACGTGGCCGACCCGATCGATGCGCTGATTCTGCAGATCCAGGGCTCGGGGCGCTTGCGCATCGCCGAGCCCGACGGCAGCCAGCACCTGGTGCGGCTGGCGTTTGCCGGCACCAATGACCAGCCGTACCAGAGCGTGGGACGCTGGCTGCTGGACCAGGGCGCCACCCGCGATGCCACCTGGCCCGGCATCCGCGCGTGGCTTGCGCAGAACCCGCAGCGCATGAACGAGCTGCTTTGGAGCAACCCGCGCGTTGTGTTCTTCCGTGAGGAGCCGCTGTCTGAATTGGACGCTGCCTTCGGCCCGCGCGGCGCCCAGGGCGTGGCGCTCACGCCCGGGCGCTCCATCGCGGTGGATGCCGCCAGCATTCCCTACGGCACGCCGGTCTGGCTCGCCTCCAGCGGCGCGCAGGTGAATCTGCAAAAACTGGTGCTGGCGCAAGACACCGGCAGCGCCATCGTGGGCGCGGTGCGCGCCGATTATTTTGCCGGCTGGGGGGCGCAGGCGGGGGAGCTGGCGGGGCGGCTCAAGCAGCCGCTCAAGCTTTGGGTTTTGTGGCCGAAACAGCCGTAGGCGTTCGTACCCGATAAAGTTAAAACGGGTGTATTCTTACAAATCCATCATCGATTGACACGAGGTACGAAAATGCCCGCCACCGCCACCCTCTCCAGCAAGTTCCAGATCTCGATTCCAAAGGCCGTTCGCGAAGAACAGCGCTGGAAGGCCGGCCAGGAATTCGTGTTCATCCCCAAGGGCCGGGGCATGCTGCTCATGCCAGTGCCGGAACTGGACGAATTGGCGGGCATCGCCAGGGGCGCCACGAAGGAAGGCTACCGCGACCGCGAGGACCGCTACTGATGGCGGCACCGATGCGCGTGGTCGACACCTCGGCCTGGATCGAATGGCTGACCAGCAGCGCGCTCGGCACCAGGCTGGGTCAGGACTTTCCCGAGCAGGCGCACTGCATCGTGCCGACGATCGTGCAGCTCGAGCTGGCAAAGTGGCTGGGACGGGAGGTGGGCGAGGAACAGGCAGACCAGGTCATTGCGTACACGCAGAAATGCGTCGTCGTGCCGCTGGACACCCGCATCGCGCTGCTGGCGGCTGAACTGCACCGTGAATACAAGCTGGCAGCGGCGGATGCCATCGTCTACGCCACGGCCCGGCACCAAGGCGCCGATCTACTCACCTGCGATGCGCATTTCGAAGGACTGCTCGCGGTGCTGTTGCATGCGAAAAAATGAGCCATCACGAGTGCGGCGCTGCGGGCCACTCCAAGCAGCCCCTGACGCCCTGGTTTTGTGGTCGAAACAGGTTGTGGCCCAGTTGAGATATGGACAGCTTACTATCAAAAACATAGTGGTCGAGACAGCGTCGCGGAACGCGACCGCACGCGGGGGCGGTTTTGCGTTGCGCCAGCGGCGGGCCAGCCCGTCGCCCCTATCCCCTATCAATAGTTGACGTTCACCGTTACCGTATCCGAATAGGTGTCCGGCGTGTAGTTGGCGCTGGGCGCTTTCGGATAGACCGTATAGGGCTGCGCGAGGCCGGTGCCGGTCCCTGCGACGGTGTTGGTACCGACATTGCCCCAGACCTTGGTGTAGCCCGCATCGGAATAGAGCTGGTAGGGCACCTTGTCGGTGTTGCCGCTGATCACCCCGGACATGTTGCCCGTGCCGCTGGCGGTGCCACCGTTGAGGGCCGATGGAAGCAGGCCCACGGTGTAGACGGTGCTGCTGGGGCAGGTCACCTTGATGGTGCCCGTGCCCGGGACCGCGCTATTGACCACCGCGGCGGCAACGCTGCCGAGGTCGATGTTGGTGGCGGTGACCGAGCAGGAGTTGCTCACGTTGGCGCTCACGAGGAAGGAATCGAAGCTGCCATCGTTGGTGCCACCTCCGCCGCAGTTCTTGGGAAACTGGCTTCCGCCATCCACCACGTTCAGCGTGTTGTTGATCAACTGTTCGTTGTAGGGGCCGGGGAGCGTCGCCGTCTGCCCCGCCAGCACCCGGCCATAGAGTGTCGCTACGCCGGAGGTGGCACCTTTGGCCGGGACCAGCACCTGGACATACAACTCAGTGCCGAGGGTCCCGGAGTTGCTACCCCAGGGGTTGGTCCGGGCCGCATCCTGGTAGATCTGGAACTGCAGGTACGGGCCGGCCCCGGCCTGCATCCGGCGCGGGTTGGCATTGGCGGCGTCGGACGGGCCTTGGCCAATGCGGAAACACGCGGCGAGATAATGGTTCGAATTGTCGTTGGTGGTGCATGTGTAGCTGAGCGTGGCGCTCGCATCCGTCTGGCTCGACAGCGGGTTGACGGTGCCGAACGCGAGCGTGGTCATCGTCGCGCTGCAACTGAACGGCGCGGCGTGCGCCGGCACGGCCCCAAACATTCCGCAGCTGATCAGCAGCAGCGTCCCCAGCCAGCGTTGAAGCGAACGAGTCATGGCGAGGCCTCCTTGGTGCAGCGCAGCGGTCCGATCTGCGGAATGCTGCCGCCGGTGTCCTTGTGGTAGTCAAAGCGCACGGTGCAGGCGCCGGCGGGCGTCTGCACCGTGAGCACATTGCGCGTATCCAGCGTGTCCAGGTAGACCTCGCCGTCGTAGCCGACCAGGGTGGGTTTGCCCGGCTGGGCGTTTACGCGCACCAGGCTGCCCAGCGGCAGCGGCTTGCCGGCCGCGTCGACCAGAACGATGGAGGCCGCGCGCACCGGCGTGATGTCGAAGTTCACCAGCGTGCCGGCGCGGTCGCTGGGCGTGGCGATGGCCCTGACGCGGGCGATCCGCATGTCGGCCGGCAGCTGCATCGGGTCGATCGCGAGCTGGTTGTTCTGGTACGCATTGAGCGGCGTCACCAGCAGTTGGCCGTTGCGGTCGGTGCGGCCGACCGGGCGGTTTTCCAGCAGCACCGGCACGCCGGGCACGCCGTCGGTCGACACCAGCGCGAACGCGTCATTGATCTGGCGCGCGGCGAACGGGTGCCCGCCCATGAACACCAGTGCCCCATTCGCATCGCCGTATGCATAGCGGGTGCCGTTGAACGCGCTCACGCCGGCGGCGTAGCGCCCATAGCGGCCCAAGTAGTCGAGCTCGCCCTGCCCACCGTTCTGATCGTCGCCCTGGCGCAGCGCGGCGTTCCAGCCCCAGCCGCCTTCGGTCGGCGTCGCGCGGCTGGTGCTGGCCGTCACGAAGTTGCTGCTGTTGTCGTGCTGCAGCCCGGTGCTGACACTGGTGCGCGCGTCGAGCGCCAAGGTCAGGTTCACGAACACGCTGCGCAGATTGCGATTCACCAGGTCCTGGTTTGCGGTGACTGACAGCGTGGTCGCGCGGCTCAGCGACTTGAACCAGCCGGCGCTGGCATAGCGCGACGCGGTCTGACCCAGGTACTGCTGGGACAGGTAGCTGAGCGAGAAGCTGCCGATATGGTCGGTGTTGTAGCCGACCGTGGCGCTGCCGCTGGCGCGCGCCGGAAGACTCCCGTACAGCGCGGCCACGTCCTGGTAGGCGCCTTCGGTGCGGGTGCCGCTGAAAGCTACATTGAAGCGGCTGTCGGTCCAGTTGTAGCCCAGGCCGAGCTGTGAGCCGCTCTGCCCCGAGCCGCCGGAATGCGCGAGCGAGCCGGTCAGCACGCCGGACCGTCCCAGCAGCCAGGCGCCACCGGCGCCGGCTTCGCCCAAGCCGGCGGTCGCCTCGCCGTGCGTCTCGACGGTGAAGCTGTTGCTTAGGCCGTAGCGCCAGGTGCCGCTGGCCACCAGGTCCCGTCCGTAGTCGTTCGACACCAGGCCGTAGTTCTGGCGCACGCGGCCGAGCTCGATCGACCAGCTGGAGAGTCCCTGTTTCAGCAACTGCTGCGTGCCGTACAGCGAGAAGTTCAGCGTCGTGCTGCGGCCGAACGCGTCGGTCAGCACGACCTGCGCGTTGCCGGCGCCGCTGATGTTCGGCAGCGTGTTCAGCTGGAACGGGCCGGCCGGCACCTGGCCGTTGAACTGGCGCATGCCGTTCACGTACAGGTCGAGCTGCGACGGCAGCGTGGCCGAGCCCAGCAGCGCCGGCACCGGGGTCGTGATCTGGTACGGCTGCAGCGCGAAGTTGCTGCCGATCTGCAGGCCGCCGATGCGCGTGGCGCGGGTCCAGGTCAGCGCGTCGGTCAATGTGTCGCCGACGCGAAGCGTCAGCAGCTTGTCCGGCCAGGAGTGGCTCCAGGCGGTGTCCAGCCGCACTGACTGGCGCTGCCACGCGCCGCCGTCGGCGCGCGTCTGCTGCGACAGCGCGGTGCTGCTCGCCACGCCCCAGGCGCCGAATGCGCGCAGTTCGGTGAATGCGCTCAAGGACGCGGCCGAGCCCTCGCCCTGGGTGCCGTACAGGTCGTAGTTCAGCAGCAGGCCCGGCGACGTGGTGACCCTGTGCGGCGTGATGCCCGGCACGGTCAGCGCCGTTTCGGGGAGCTTCAGCAGCGACAGCGGCGCGGTGAGCAGCACGCGCTGCTGCTGCGCGTCGTACTGCACCTGCAGACCGGCCAGGCTTTGCAGGCGGACCGGGTCCGGGCCGCCGGCCGGCAGCACGAAGCCGAGCGCGCGCAGGCTGGCGGCCGGGGCCCAGAGCTGGCCGCCACGATCGCCGAAGTGCACGATGCCGCGCGCGCTGCCGTTCAGCGTCATGTCAAGGTACACGTCCTGCCCGTTCGCGCTGGCCAGGCTGTCGTCGGACGCGCCAGCGATCTGCGTCGCCGGGTCCGGGCCGGCATCTGCGACTTGCGCCCCACCGGCCAGCAAGGCCAGAGGCAGCAACAGGACCTCAGCGAGGACGCTCGGCCAGCGTGATGCTTTGGTCCGTCTTGCCATTGATCATTGCCTCCCAGCGGCCGCCGTCCGCAAGCGCGGCGGCCGGCACGCGCACCGCCCAGCGCATGCGCGCACCCGCTAACACATAGCCGAGCAGGCCGCGCGCGATGTCGCCGTGCTTGCCGGCTGCGTCGGTGTAGCCGACGTCGGCGATCTGAGCGTGCGTGCCACCGCTGTTGCTGACTTCGAGCAGTATCTTGTCGCCTTCGCGCCTGAGCGCCCATTGCAGTTGCGGCGCGCTGGCCGGCGCGCCGGCCGGCTCGACGAACACCGGCACCGAGTAGCGCAGCACGTACTGCAGGCCCTTCTGGCTCGGGTCATGCACCGGCAGTTCGTCGATGATCAGGCGGTACGCTTCCTCGGTGCCGCCGGCAGGCGGCGCCCCGAGCCGGATCGCGCGGATCAGCTGGCGGTCACCCGCCGCCAGTTCCACCATCGGCGGGCTCGCGACCAGGCCACGCGTCGTCGCGAGCGTGTCGGCATCGTCCTCCTGCGTCCAGCGGTAGACCCGCACCTGCGCATGCACCACGTTGTCGCCGGTGTTGCTGAGCCACAGGCCGTCGGCGTTTTGCGAGCTGACCAGCGTCAGCGAGACCGGCGCGACCTGCAGGCCGCTGGCGAACGTGGCGGCACAGCCAAGCGCTGCAACGCAGGCGGCGAGAGGGGGCAGCAGGAGGGAGAAGAGTCGGCGCATGTCTTGGGGTTGGCAGTTCGGGCTGCTCAGTAATGTATGCTGACCGTCACCGTGTCGGCATAGCGGTCCGGCATGAAGTTGACGTTGGTCACCTTCGCGTACACGGGGAACGAGACGGCGTCTGCCGCAGCCATGCCGGTGCCGGCGACGCCATTGCCTCGGCGCGTGCTGGTGGCGGTGTTGCCCCAGACCCTCGTCAGCGCTGCGTTGGAGTAGAGGGTGTAGGGCACCTGGGCGCCGTTCCCCGCTCGCGCGCCGAGCATCGCGCCCTTGCCGTTGCGATTGCCGTCGGAGGGCGCGAGACCGATATAGAACGGCGTCTTCTTCGAGCAATTGACCTTGAGCGTCGTGCTGCCGTTGTAGTTCACGGCGCTGGACTGGGTCGTAACGGTGCCGAGATCGATGGCTGTGGGCGCGAGGGTCACTGCACAGGACGAGGCGACGGTCATCTGTACCCGGAAGGTTGCGACCGCCGGCCCGGCGTGGGCGACACCGGCCAGCAGGGCTGTCATCGCGAGCCCGGCGATCGGTCGCGTGTTCATGCGCAGGCTCCTATAAGGGTTCGCGACGTCCGCATCAAGTTGCGCGGACACCGGGGGTGTGCAAACGAGTTGGGCGACCGTGCCGGCGCGGTCGCGCAGTGCGGATCAGTAGTTGACGTTGACCGTCACGGTGTCGGTGTAGGTGTCGGGCGTAAAGTCTGCGCTCGTGGCCTTGGCGTAGGCGGTAAACGAGACCGCGTTGCCGCTGGCCATGCCGGCGCCGGTGCCTGATTTGCCGTTGCCGACGGCCAAGCTGGTCGCGGTGTTGCCCCAGACGGTGCCGAAACCGGCGTCCTGGTACAGCGTATACGGCACCTTGTCGCCGTTGGAGCCGGTGCCCGACATCACGCCGGCGCCGGCGGTGTTGGCATTCGACGGCGCCAGGCCGATGTAGAACGGCGTGCTCTTCGAGCAGTTGACCTTGAAGGTGTTGCTGCCGGTCTGGGTCACCGCAGTGGTCTGGGCCGCCACGCTGCCGAGGTTGATGTTGGTCGGCGCGGTGGTCACCGCGCAGGACGCGGTGATCGTCATCTGGACCTGGAAGGTCGAGGTGGCGAGGCCGGCGTGCGCGGCGCCGGCGCCGGCGCCGGCGCCGAAGGCGATCAGGGCGAGCTTGGCAAAAAGTTGCTTATTCATATTGACTTTCCTTTCCTGCGGCGAGCCGCGTTGTAGAACCGCTTATAAGAGTTAGTACTTAAAAACCTTGGTACTACTCGAAACGTGACGAATGGTAGTTGCGACATTGAGTCAGCGTCAACGTTCAAAGCTCTTTAAAACGAGAAAAACAACACGTTTTCAATGACTTGGAATGGATACTTGAAAAAGCACTCAGAATTTTGTGACATATGTCACGGCGGCGCGATCCGGTTTTTTGGTCTAAAAGTGTTAACTACTTTGTGATTACACGTGTAACCGCACTCAAATGCCCCAGCGGCAGGGCACTGCGCGCCTTGACCTCGCCCAGCGAGAAGCTGGTGTGCATGTCCTTGACGTTCGGCAGGTTGATCAGGCTTTGCAGCGCAAAGCGCGAAAAGCTGTCCAGGTCCTGCGCCACCACCTGCAGTTCGAAGGTGCCGGTGCCGCTGATGTAGTGGCAGGCAATCACCTCGGGCAGCTTCTTGATGGCGGCTTCCAGCTGGCGCGTGGCGTCGCCCGAGTTGCGGTCCGCGTCGAGCCGCACAAAGGCCAGCACGCCCAGGCCGATCTTGTGGCGGTCGATCACTGCCTGGTAGCCGGTGATGTAGCCGCGCTCCTCCAGCGCACGCACGCGGCGCCAGCATGGCGCGGCCGACAGGCCCACGCGGTGCGCAAGCTCTGCGTTGGTGAGGCGGCCATCGGTTTGCAGTTCGTGCAGGATGGCGATGTCAAACTTGTCGAGTGTTTCCATATCGGGAAATTTTAAGCAAGATTCTTTCTTATGAAGGTCATTGACAGGCAAAGAAAGCAAACACTTATCCGGCGCTGCGACATACACTTTGCGATGGATTCCCGCCTGCGCGGGAATGACAGAGGAATTCCCGGGACCGACAGAAGAGTGCCCGGAATGGCAAAAACCTGGAGACTGAAAAAATGAACGCCCCGCTGCCCGAACACATCCGCAAAGCCTTAGAGACAGTCACGCTCGATGACAAGTACTCGCTGGACTACGGTCCGGCATTCATGAGCGGAGTGCAGGCGCTGGTCAAGCTGCCGATGCTGCAGCGCCTGCGCGACCAGCTGGCGGGCAAGAACACGGCGGGCTTCATCAGCGGCTACCGCGGCTCGCCGCTGGGTGGCTATGACCAGGCGCTGTGGAAGGCCGCCGAGTACCTGAAGGCGCAGAACATTGTGTTCCAGCCCGGCGTCAACGAGGAGCTGGCGGCCACCGCGCTGTGGGGCACGCAACAGCTCGGCTTTTCACCGGCGGGCACGAACAAGTTTGATGGCGTGTTCGGCATCTGGTACGGCAAGGGGCCGGGCGTGGACCGCTGCTCCGACGTGTTCAAGCATGCCAACATGGCGGGGACCACCGAATTTGGCGGCGTGATCGCGGTGGCCGGCGACGACCACATCAGCAAGAGCTCGACCGCCGCGCACCAGAGCGACCACATCTTCAAGGCCTGCGGCTTCCCGGTGTTCTTCCCGGCCACGGTGCAGGAGATTCTGGATCTGGGCATTCACGCCTTTGCCATGAGCCGCTTCTCGGGTGTCTGGGCCGGCATGAAGACGATCCAGGAGATCGTCGAATCCAGCGCCACGGCCATGATCGACCCCGAGCGCGTGCAGATCAAGATCCCGACCGACTTTGAAATGCCCCCGGGGGGCTGCACATCCGCTGGCCCGACCATGCGCTCGAGCAGGAGGCGCGCCTGTTCCATTACAAGTGGTACGCCGCGCTGGCCTACATCCGCGCGAACCGGCTCAACTACAACGTCACCTCCGGCCCGCACGACCGCTTCGGCCTGATGGCCTCGGGCAAGGCCTACAGCGACACGCGCCAGGCGCTGATCGACCTGGGGCTGGACGACGCCGCCTGCCAGCAGCTCGGCATCCGGCTGCACAAGGTCGGCGTGGTCTGGCCGCTGGAGGCGCAACTGACGCGCGAGTTCGCCACCGGGCTGCAGGAAATCCTGGTGGTCGAGGAAAAGCGCCAGGTCATCGAATACCAGGTCAAGGAAGAGCTTTACAACTGGCGCGCCGATGTACGCCCCAATGTGGTGGGCAAGTTCAGCGAGCAGAGCGAGGGCGACTTCAGCGGCGGTGAATGGTCCATGGCGAATCCGACCGCCAACACGCTGTTGCGCGCCAATGCCGACCTGTCGCCCGCGCTGATTGCCAGCGCCATCGCGCAGCGGCTGAAAAAAATCGGGGTCGATGGCGATATGGCCGCGCGCATCGACGCGCAGCTGGCAATCCTGCAGGCCAAGGAGCGTTCCATGCAGGTGCTGGAAGTCAAGGCCGACCGGCTGCCGTGGTTCTGCTCGGGTTGCCCGCACAACACCAGCACGGTGGTGCCCGAGGGCTCGCGCGCCATGGCCGGCATCGGCTGCCACTTCATGGCGACCTGGATGGACCGCAGCACGGTCGGCTTCACGCAAATGGGCGGCGAGGGCGTGCCCTGGGTCGGTCAGCAGCCGTTCACCACCGACCAGCACATCTTCGCCAACCTGGGCGACGGCACCTACTTCCACAGCGGCCTGCTGGCGGTGCGCCAGGCCATCGCGGCGGGCGTCAACATCACTTACAAGATCCTGTACAACGACGCGGTCGCCATGACCGGCGGCCAGCCCGTCGGCGAGCGCCCCGAAGGGCACTCGGTGGTGCAGATTGCCCAGTCCATGCGGGCCGAGGGAGCCATCAAGATCACCATCGTCACGGACGAGCCCGAGAAGTACGACACGGTCAAGGGCCTGCCCGAGGGCATTGCCATCGAGCACCGCGACGGGCTCGACCGCATCCAGCGCGAGTTTCGTGAGATCAAAGGCACCACGGTCATCATCTACGACCAGACCTGCGCCACCGAGAAGCGGCGCCGGCGCAAGCGCGGCACGCTGGTGGACCCGGCCAAGCGGGTGGTCATCAACGAGCTGGTGTGCGAGGGCTGCGGCGACTGTGGCGAGCAGAGCAACTGCCTCTCCGTGGAGCCGCTGGAGACCGAATTCGGGCGCAAGCGCCAGATCAACCAGAGCAGTTGCAACAAGGACTATTCCTGCGTCAAGGGCTTTTGCCCAAGCTTCGTTACGGTCGAGGGCGGCCAGCTTCGCAAAAAAGCCAAGGACAAGGCCGCGTCGCCGTTCGAGCTCGGCGCGCTGCCCGAGCCGGTGATCCCCGAGGCGCGCGATGTGCCGGGCGGGGTCTGGGGCATCGTGGTCGCGGGCGTAGGTGGCACCGGCGTCATCACCATCGGCCAGCTGCTGGGCGTGGCCGCGCACCTTGAAGGCAAGGGCATCGTCACGCAGGACGCGGGCGGGCTGGCGCAAAAGGGCGGCGCGACCTGGAGCCATGTGCTGATCGCCAACCGGCAGGACGACATCCGCACCACGCGCGTGAGCATGGCGGCGGCCGACCTCATCATCGGTTGCGATCCGATCGTCGCGGCCGGCAAGGAAACCATGCTGCGCATGCGCGAGGGTCGTACCCAAGTGGCGCTGAACATGCACAGTGCGCCGACCGCGGCGTTCGTGCACAACGCCGACTGGAAGAACCCGGGCGACGACTGCGCCGGCGAGATCGCCAGGGCGGTGGGCATAGCAGCGGTCGGTTCGTTCGATGCCGACACGGCCGCCACCAGGCTGATGGGCGACAGCATCTACACCAACCCCATGCTGCTGGGCTACGCCTGGCAAAAGGGCTGGATCCCGCTGGGTCGCGAGTCGCTGCTGCGCGCCATCGAACTCAACGCCGTGGCAGTGGACAACAACAAGGCCGCGTTCGAGTGGGGTCGGCGCGCCGCGCACGATCCGCAGGGCGTGGCCGCGCTGGCCTCGCCGGGGCAGGTGATCGAGTTCAAGAAGCGGACCTCGCTGGACGACATGGTCGCCACGCGGGTTGAATTCCTGACCGGCTACCAGAACGCCGCGTACGCGGCCCAGTACCGGGCCTTTGTCGACAAGGTGCGCCAGGCCGAGTCGGCGCTGGGCAAGACGCTGCTGGCCGAGTCGGTGGCGCGCTATCTGTTCAAGCTCATGGCCTACAAGGACGAGTACGAGGTGGCGCGGCTGCATACCGACCCGGCTTTCCTCGGCAAGATCAACGGCATGTTCGAGGGCGACTTCAAGCTCAACTACCACCTGGCCCCGCCGCTGCTCGCCAAACGCAACGACAAGGGCGAGTTGCAAAAGCGGCCCTTCGGCCCCTACATGCTGACCGCCTTCAAGCTGCTGGCCAAACTCAAGGGCCTGCGCGGCACTGCACTCGACATCTTCGGCAAGACCGGGGAGCGCCGCACCGAGCGCGCGCTGATTGGCGAGTACCGGGCCAGTATTGAGGAGGTGCTGAAGTCCTTGACGGCCGCCAACCACGCCACCGCGGTCGAGATCGCGCGTATCCCCGAGCAGATCCGTGGCTACGGCCATGTGAAGGAGCGCCACCTCAAGGCCGCGCGCGTGCAATGGAATGCGCTGCTGGCTAGCTGGCGCGACC encodes:
- a CDS encoding AbrB/MazE/SpoVT family DNA-binding domain-containing protein, giving the protein MPATATLSSKFQISIPKAVREEQRWKAGQEFVFIPKGRGMLLMPVPELDELAGIARGATKEGYRDREDRY
- a CDS encoding spore coat U domain-containing protein produces the protein MNTRPIAGLAMTALLAGVAHAGPAVATFRVQMTVASSCAVTLAPTAIDLGTVTTQSSAVNYNGSTTLKVNCSKKTPFYIGLAPSDGNRNGKGAMLGARAGNGAQVPYTLYSNAALTRVWGNTATSTRRGNGVAGTGMAAADAVSFPVYAKVTNVNFMPDRYADTVTVSIHY
- a CDS encoding response regulator transcription factor; the encoded protein is MQPALNATVFLVDDDASVREALAWLLRSRHVPSDSYDSAEAFMRMLQTGFVPTQPCCLLLDVRMPGMSGLALFDQLALRGLVQAMPVIFLTGHADVPTAVAAVKRGAFDFCEKPFSDNALVDRVEQALQQSAQILQARSAQTSAQSRLAGLTEREHDVMRLVVEGLPNKLIADQLNISVRTVEVHRSRVFDKMEVKSAVELANALRNV
- a CDS encoding type II toxin-antitoxin system VapC family toxin, whose protein sequence is MAAPMRVVDTSAWIEWLTSSALGTRLGQDFPEQAHCIVPTIVQLELAKWLGREVGEEQADQVIAYTQKCVVVPLDTRIALLAAELHREYKLAAADAIVYATARHQGADLLTCDAHFEGLLAVLLHAKK
- a CDS encoding Lrp/AsnC family transcriptional regulator codes for the protein METLDKFDIAILHELQTDGRLTNAELAHRVGLSAAPCWRRVRALEERGYITGYQAVIDRHKIGLGVLAFVRLDADRNSGDATRQLEAAIKKLPEVIACHYISGTGTFELQVVAQDLDSFSRFALQSLINLPNVKDMHTSFSLGEVKARSALPLGHLSAVTRVITK
- a CDS encoding spore coat U domain-containing protein; the protein is MNKQLFAKLALIAFGAGAGAGAAHAGLATSTFQVQMTITASCAVTTAPTNINLGSVAAQTTAVTQTGSNTFKVNCSKSTPFYIGLAPSNANTAGAGVMSGTGSNGDKVPYTLYQDAGFGTVWGNTATSLAVGNGKSGTGAGMASGNAVSFTAYAKATSADFTPDTYTDTVTVNVNY
- a CDS encoding molecular chaperone codes for the protein MRRLFSLLLPPLAACVAALGCAATFASGLQVAPVSLTLVSSQNADGLWLSNTGDNVVHAQVRVYRWTQEDDADTLATTRGLVASPPMVELAAGDRQLIRAIRLGAPPAGGTEEAYRLIIDELPVHDPSQKGLQYVLRYSVPVFVEPAGAPASAPQLQWALRREGDKILLEVSNSGGTHAQIADVGYTDAAGKHGDIARGLLGYVLAGARMRWAVRVPAAALADGGRWEAMINGKTDQSITLAERPR
- a CDS encoding fimbria/pilus outer membrane usher protein yields the protein MLPLALLAGGAQVADAGPDPATQIAGASDDSLASANGQDVYLDMTLNGSARGIVHFGDRGGQLWAPAASLRALGFVLPAGGPDPVRLQSLAGLQVQYDAQQQRVLLTAPLSLLKLPETALTVPGITPHRVTTSPGLLLNYDLYGTQGEGSAASLSAFTELRAFGAWGVASSTALSQQTRADGGAWQRQSVRLDTAWSHSWPDKLLTLRVGDTLTDALTWTRATRIGGLQIGSNFALQPYQITTPVPALLGSATLPSQLDLYVNGMRQFNGQVPAGPFQLNTLPNISGAGNAQVVLTDAFGRSTTLNFSLYGTQQLLKQGLSSWSIELGRVRQNYGLVSNDYGRDLVASGTWRYGLSNSFTVETHGEATAGLGEAGAGGAWLLGRSGVLTGSLAHSGGSGQSGSQLGLGYNWTDSRFNVAFSGTRTEGAYQDVAALYGSLPARASGSATVGYNTDHIGSFSLSYLSQQYLGQTASRYASAGWFKSLSRATTLSVTANQDLVNRNLRSVFVNLTLALDARTSVSTGLQHDNSSNFVTASTSRATPTEGGWGWNAALRQGDDQNGGQGELDYLGRYGRYAAGVSAFNGTRYAYGDANGALVFMGGHPFAARQINDAFALVSTDGVPGVPVLLENRPVGRTDRNGQLLVTPLNAYQNNQLAIDPMQLPADMRIARVRAIATPSDRAGTLVNFDITPVRAASIVLVDAAGKPLPLGSLVRVNAQPGKPTLVGYDGEVYLDTLDTRNVLTVQTPAGACTVRFDYHKDTGGSIPQIGPLRCTKEASP
- a CDS encoding spore coat U domain-containing protein, yielding MTRSLQRWLGTLLLISCGMFGAVPAHAAPFSCSATMTTLAFGTVNPLSSQTDASATLSYTCTTNDNSNHYLAACFRIGQGPSDAANANPRRMQAGAGPYLQFQIYQDAARTNPWGSNSGTLGTELYVQVLVPAKGATSGVATLYGRVLAGQTATLPGPYNEQLINNTLNVVDGGSQFPKNCGGGGTNDGSFDSFLVSANVSNSCSVTATNIDLGSVAAAVVNSAVPGTGTIKVTCPSSTVYTVGLLPSALNGGTASGTGNMSGVISGNTDKVPYQLYSDAGYTKVWGNVGTNTVAGTGTGLAQPYTVYPKAPSANYTPDTYSDTVTVNVNY
- a CDS encoding murein transglycosylase A; the encoded protein is MVHQTISSSAARAASASTKSKIMNRLLWRLSRCVASAAIVGTLWGCASAPPYNPAREAGIAALAPGALPGDNGPLPPALQSGKSRWVPVRWADLPGFADDPLFEAWNAWIKSCERPGPTFAPLCAEVRRLSIGTGEEQRAWMMQHLQPYRVEPLAAGSPGASEGLLTGYYEPLMDASRLPGPGYTVPLYRPPAGLNQRRPWYTRQQIDTLPEARAALRGNEIAYVADPIDALILQIQGSGRLRIAEPDGSQHLVRLAFAGTNDQPYQSVGRWLLDQGATRDATWPGIRAWLAQNPQRMNELLWSNPRVVFFREEPLSELDAAFGPRGAQGVALTPGRSIAVDAASIPYGTPVWLASSGAQVNLQKLVLAQDTGSAIVGAVRADYFAGWGAQAGELAGRLKQPLKLWVLWPKQP